A region of Elusimicrobiaceae bacterium DNA encodes the following proteins:
- a CDS encoding nitroreductase family protein codes for MNFTELAKARYSVRQFSDRPVEPEKLNTVLEAARLAPTAKNLQPFHIYVVQSAEGMKKMRMLTPCHYDAPVVLIFTKDTQQEWRHPQLPDVVSGVEDVSIAATHAMFAASEQGLGTCWLNFFSPDEVSSAYNLPKNEVPVVLLPLGYATESCVPADRHTLRKQLTELVSYL; via the coding sequence ATGAACTTTACAGAACTTGCCAAGGCACGCTACTCTGTGCGCCAATTTTCGGATAGACCCGTAGAACCCGAAAAACTAAATACTGTACTAGAGGCCGCACGTTTGGCTCCTACTGCTAAAAATTTGCAACCCTTTCACATCTATGTGGTGCAATCTGCCGAGGGCATGAAAAAGATGCGTATGCTTACTCCGTGTCATTACGACGCTCCCGTAGTGCTGATTTTTACCAAAGATACGCAACAAGAATGGCGTCACCCGCAATTGCCGGATGTTGTTTCCGGCGTGGAAGATGTTTCCATTGCAGCTACACATGCCATGTTTGCCGCATCCGAACAAGGATTGGGAACCTGTTGGTTAAACTTCTTCTCTCCAGACGAGGTGAGCAGTGCTTATAATTTGCCGAAAAACGAAGTGCCAGTGGTACTTCTGCCACTGGGATATGCAACAGAAAGTTGCGTTCCGGCTGACCGGCACACACTACGTAAGCAACTAACAGAGTTGGTTTCTTACCTATAA
- the fabG gene encoding 3-oxoacyl-ACP reductase FabG yields the protein MTSTRKIALVTGASRGIGLAIAKQLAQDGFDIWLNYRSNHQAAQDAKKMVEELGAACTLLPFDVADSKAVEEALNPLLAKQTPYALINNAGIRKDNLLIFMQDKEWTDVITTILGGFHNVTKTVLAAMIHAKQGRIVNIASSAAHAPVPGQTNYSAAKAGIVGATRSLAAEVAKRNILVNAVSPGFIETEMLEGLPIDKILPLIPLHRLGKPEEVAHLVSFLCSDKASYITGQAFQVNGGICV from the coding sequence ATGACATCCACTCGTAAAATTGCATTAGTTACCGGGGCCAGTCGTGGAATTGGTCTGGCGATTGCCAAACAGTTAGCTCAGGACGGTTTTGATATTTGGCTCAATTATCGTTCTAATCACCAAGCGGCACAGGATGCTAAGAAAATGGTGGAAGAATTGGGAGCCGCCTGTACCTTGCTTCCTTTTGACGTAGCCGATAGTAAAGCTGTTGAGGAAGCGTTAAATCCATTACTTGCTAAACAAACCCCCTATGCACTGATTAATAACGCGGGTATCCGCAAAGATAATTTGCTCATTTTTATGCAGGATAAAGAGTGGACGGATGTAATCACTACTATCCTCGGTGGATTTCATAATGTGACCAAAACTGTTTTAGCGGCTATGATACATGCCAAACAGGGCCGAATTGTGAATATCGCCTCCTCTGCCGCCCATGCGCCGGTACCGGGGCAGACCAATTATTCGGCGGCTAAAGCAGGGATTGTAGGCGCTACGCGTAGTTTGGCTGCTGAAGTAGCTAAACGCAACATTTTGGTAAATGCGGTTTCTCCCGGATTTATTGAAACCGAAATGCTGGAAGGATTGCCTATTGATAAAATTTTGCCGCTTATTCCCTTGCATCGTTTGGGCAAGCCGGAAGAAGTAGCCCACTTGGTATCCTTTTTGTGCTCGGATAAAGCGTCTTATATCACCGGGCAAGCTTTCCAAGTCAATGGCGGTATTTGTGTATAA
- a CDS encoding outer membrane lipoprotein carrier protein LolA, which produces MRYGLIVCFCFFASLVFAQTETDLLAQYAEQINQVKTLQSNFSEEKHLSLLNQPIKSTGQLSFDKNAQKLYWQYLTPFQNGFLIEKEQVYRLQGENKTRIQNTMGRMMMAQMVVWLTLDFEALQREYDISLNGREITFAPRNKAHKIVKQITVLLDDKNPQIVKQVQMDEPSGDSVLWKFTDVRINMPLAKEGLL; this is translated from the coding sequence ATGAGATATGGACTGATTGTATGTTTTTGTTTTTTTGCCTCTCTGGTTTTTGCACAGACAGAGACGGATTTGCTTGCGCAATATGCCGAGCAAATTAATCAAGTAAAAACCTTGCAGAGTAATTTTTCCGAAGAAAAACACCTATCGCTATTAAACCAGCCCATTAAAAGTACGGGGCAGCTTTCCTTTGATAAAAATGCACAAAAACTATATTGGCAATATCTAACACCTTTCCAAAATGGTTTTTTGATTGAAAAAGAACAAGTGTATCGACTACAAGGAGAGAATAAAACGCGGATCCAAAACACCATGGGCCGCATGATGATGGCTCAAATGGTGGTATGGCTGACATTGGACTTTGAAGCACTTCAACGAGAGTATGACATCTCTTTGAATGGGAGAGAAATCACCTTTGCTCCACGTAATAAAGCACATAAAATCGTCAAACAAATCACTGTGTTGTTGGACGATAAAAATCCGCAAATTGTAAAACAAGTACAAATGGATGAACCCAGCGGTGACTCTGTGCTGTGGAAATTTACGGATGTGCGCATCAATATGCCTTTAGCGAAAGAAGGTTTATTATGA
- a CDS encoding 1-acyl-sn-glycerol-3-phosphate acyltransferase codes for MRLASKAFRVEKVERPQGSCVVVANHASALDLYTISAFGFDNVVYITKGWVFRLPFFRYIMNGAGYIDAEKTPPTEMLDICKQAVQKGCDIVLFPQGSRKDPHARFKSGAFYLAEQLNLPVVPVAIAGTQKMLSAGSFWIKPAKIVLKDFSAKYVQDYPGELGHLHMAQDVKKQIMDFVDKEN; via the coding sequence ATGCGGCTGGCAAGTAAAGCGTTTCGGGTAGAAAAAGTGGAGCGTCCACAAGGAAGTTGTGTGGTGGTGGCTAATCACGCCTCTGCACTTGATTTGTATACGATTAGTGCTTTTGGATTTGACAACGTAGTTTATATTACAAAAGGGTGGGTATTTAGATTGCCGTTTTTTCGCTATATAATGAACGGCGCCGGCTACATAGATGCGGAAAAAACTCCCCCCACCGAAATGCTGGATATATGTAAACAAGCCGTACAAAAAGGTTGTGATATTGTGCTGTTTCCGCAGGGATCGCGTAAAGATCCGCATGCACGATTTAAGAGCGGGGCTTTTTACTTGGCAGAGCAACTCAATTTACCGGTTGTTCCGGTTGCAATTGCAGGCACGCAGAAAATGCTTTCTGCCGGGAGTTTTTGGATCAAACCTGCTAAGATTGTGCTCAAGGATTTTTCGGCTAAATATGTGCAGGATTATCCCGGAGAATTGGGGCATTTGCACATGGCGCAAGATGTGAAAAAACAAATTATGGATTTTGTGGATAAGGAGAACTAG
- a CDS encoding 1-deoxy-D-xylulose-5-phosphate synthase, whose amino-acid sequence MAVTQTNMLKDVNSADDLKKLNAEELTLLAEEMRALMIQKVDTTGGHFGSNLGIIEATIALHYVFNSPKDKFVFDVSHQCYAHKIITGRKAGFTDPACYNDYTGYTAPEESEHDCFKVGHTSTSVSLALGLAKGRDLLGQKGNVIAIIGDGSLTGGEALEGLNNAAVFGSNLIILLNDNDMSIAENQGGICNLLTELREHNGNVKNNFFKAMGFEYLYLDEGNNIQKLIELFQKVKDINHPIVVHIHTKKGKGFTPAEVNKEPFHWIMPGTIAHLNDKPKPVGENYNSLTKDYLEQKVKEGMPIMVISAATPGIFGFDKAFRTRMGTHYTDVGIAEEHAVGFASGIAKTGAKAVFCVSSSFIQRTYDQLSQDLALNSNPATILVFWGGISGGDATHLTTFDIPLISNIPNLVYLAPTCKEEYLHMLDWSTHQNKYPVAIRVPMNFVSSCTKDNTDYSVLNKFNLVEKGTKVALIGVGTFFEKAREVKDYLKAKLNIDATLINPRFITGLDTDLLNSLKENHQVVVTLEDGEIDGGFGEKIARFYGNSDMKVLNYGSFKEFTDKVPLSELYKKYRLTPELIVEDIIKAGVK is encoded by the coding sequence AACTCTTTTAGCAGAGGAAATGCGAGCATTAATGATTCAAAAAGTGGACACCACCGGTGGTCACTTTGGTTCCAACCTGGGGATTATTGAAGCTACGATTGCCTTGCACTATGTGTTTAATTCCCCTAAAGATAAATTTGTGTTTGATGTATCACATCAATGCTATGCGCATAAAATAATTACAGGGCGTAAAGCAGGTTTTACAGATCCCGCCTGCTATAATGACTACACCGGTTATACCGCGCCGGAAGAAAGCGAACACGACTGTTTTAAGGTGGGCCATACCTCCACATCTGTTAGCTTGGCTTTAGGGCTTGCCAAGGGGCGGGATTTGCTTGGGCAAAAAGGCAACGTCATTGCAATAATCGGGGACGGCTCGCTGACAGGTGGCGAAGCGTTGGAAGGACTCAATAACGCCGCTGTTTTTGGCAGTAACCTCATTATTTTGCTAAACGATAACGATATGTCTATTGCCGAAAATCAGGGCGGTATTTGCAACTTGCTTACGGAACTGCGCGAACATAACGGCAACGTAAAGAACAATTTCTTTAAGGCTATGGGTTTTGAGTATTTATATTTGGACGAAGGGAACAATATACAAAAACTGATTGAGCTCTTCCAAAAAGTAAAAGATATCAATCACCCGATTGTTGTGCATATCCACACAAAAAAAGGTAAAGGCTTTACGCCGGCTGAAGTGAACAAAGAGCCGTTTCATTGGATTATGCCGGGCACGATTGCACATCTAAATGATAAACCAAAACCCGTTGGCGAGAATTATAACTCGCTTACCAAAGATTATCTGGAACAGAAAGTAAAAGAGGGTATGCCGATAATGGTGATATCGGCGGCTACTCCGGGCATTTTTGGCTTTGATAAAGCGTTCCGCACGCGCATGGGCACGCATTACACAGATGTGGGTATTGCCGAAGAGCATGCAGTGGGTTTTGCCTCGGGCATTGCCAAAACGGGCGCGAAGGCTGTATTTTGCGTGTCCAGTTCATTCATACAACGTACTTATGACCAGCTCTCGCAAGACTTGGCTCTCAATAGTAATCCGGCCACTATTCTCGTGTTTTGGGGCGGTATTTCGGGTGGGGATGCCACGCATTTGACCACGTTTGATATTCCACTTATTTCTAACATTCCCAACTTGGTATATTTGGCGCCGACTTGCAAGGAAGAATATCTGCACATGCTAGACTGGTCTACACATCAAAACAAATACCCAGTAGCAATACGTGTGCCGATGAATTTTGTGTCATCCTGCACAAAAGACAACACGGATTACTCCGTTTTGAACAAGTTTAATCTTGTAGAAAAAGGGACCAAAGTGGCACTAATCGGTGTGGGAACTTTCTTTGAGAAAGCGCGTGAAGTGAAGGATTATTTGAAAGCCAAACTAAACATAGATGCTACACTCATTAACCCGCGTTTTATAACGGGACTTGATACGGATTTACTCAACAGCTTGAAAGAGAATCATCAAGTGGTTGTGACATTGGAAGATGGCGAAATTGACGGTGGTTTTGGGGAAAAAATCGCTCGTTTTTATGGCAATAGCGATATGAAAGTGCTCAATTACGGCTCGTTTAAGGAATTCACGGATAAAGTGCCGCTTAGTGAGCTTTACAAAAAATATCGCTTAACGCCGGAACTAATTGTCGAGGATATCATAAAGGCTGGGGTAAAATAA
- a CDS encoding beta-ketoacyl-[acyl-carrier-protein] synthase family protein, translating into MDDSNTVVITAMGATSPYGQGVDTLWNGLLSSQNCMHTVPELESLDMVNTKVAATVPATDYSFIPRKYRRSMSRMGLYAYCAAQEALKQAGYEVAPNKLGFFMGSTLNSISVWMELTSYSQGAHLELIKTSDFLQIMNHSPLAGVCQALKINGPAMGGSEACATGLMNIGLGFLAIRQGLVEQALCGGTEEYHPMFSACFDIMQATSKNSNDNPSAACRPFDHSRTGLVVAEGCGLVFMESKKSALKRGAPILAEVLGFYANTETENMAYPSAETLSVCMQGALKNANVKAEEVDLLNAHATGTIIGDIAETQAAHAVFGPNLRINSLKGHLGHSMGASGSLESIACIKMLQHNTLLPTKNLQQVDERCAPLQYNAQPQNIPLNIIMKNSFAIGGNNCSLLLRRPPHDYTR; encoded by the coding sequence ATGGACGATTCTAATACGGTTGTGATTACAGCAATGGGAGCAACTTCTCCCTACGGACAAGGGGTAGATACCTTGTGGAATGGCTTGTTGTCTTCTCAGAATTGTATGCATACGGTGCCGGAGTTGGAATCTTTGGACATGGTGAATACCAAAGTGGCTGCTACTGTCCCCGCGACCGATTATTCTTTCATTCCCCGAAAATACCGCAGAAGTATGAGCCGAATGGGCCTTTATGCCTATTGTGCTGCACAAGAAGCTCTCAAACAGGCCGGATATGAAGTAGCTCCTAATAAATTAGGTTTCTTTATGGGTTCCACACTTAATAGCATCTCTGTGTGGATGGAGTTAACCAGCTATAGCCAAGGAGCCCATTTAGAGCTAATTAAAACATCCGATTTTTTACAAATTATGAATCACTCTCCGTTGGCAGGCGTATGCCAAGCACTTAAAATAAACGGCCCCGCTATGGGCGGAAGTGAGGCGTGCGCTACGGGGCTGATGAATATAGGGCTTGGATTTTTAGCCATTCGCCAAGGACTTGTAGAGCAGGCATTGTGTGGCGGTACGGAAGAGTATCATCCGATGTTTAGTGCCTGTTTTGATATTATGCAAGCTACCTCCAAAAACTCAAATGATAATCCGTCTGCGGCCTGTCGTCCGTTTGACCACAGCAGGACCGGTTTAGTGGTGGCTGAGGGATGCGGCCTGGTGTTTATGGAAAGCAAAAAAAGCGCTCTTAAACGCGGGGCTCCCATTTTGGCAGAAGTGTTAGGTTTTTATGCCAATACAGAGACGGAAAATATGGCTTATCCTTCGGCTGAAACTTTGAGCGTTTGTATGCAAGGCGCGCTGAAAAATGCCAACGTAAAAGCGGAAGAAGTTGATTTGCTAAATGCCCATGCTACGGGCACCATAATCGGTGATATTGCGGAAACACAAGCGGCTCATGCGGTATTTGGGCCTAACCTGCGAATCAATAGTCTTAAGGGGCATTTGGGGCATAGCATGGGGGCCAGCGGATCTCTTGAAAGTATTGCTTGTATCAAAATGTTACAGCATAACACTTTATTACCAACGAAAAATTTACAACAAGTAGATGAAAGGTGTGCACCCTTACAATACAATGCGCAACCGCAAAATATCCCTTTGAATATAATTATGAAAAACAGTTTTGCCATCGGAGGCAATAACTGTTCCCTACTCCTCAGGAGGCCCCCCCATGATTACACGCGATGA